The Theobroma cacao cultivar B97-61/B2 chromosome 2, Criollo_cocoa_genome_V2, whole genome shotgun sequence genome includes the window ttttattttttcaaaataataaggCACTTAAATGTTTgggataaatattttttaaaagatgatTTAAATAacgaaaaatatttaattttttaataaaatattttatacagaaaatattttctctcaataatttatttttcggTTACTAAACATAtccttaatatatatatatacttttaaaacATAACAAATGTCCACACGTACTATATATTAATTTGCATTGGTAAAGATAAAATATCTTTAACAATTATTGCATGACAATTAATCAATGGTAAAATGGACCTCTATTTTCAATTACAATAACTAATTATGAGGAAATTTACTGCAGAAGGAAATTtcttcaaacttgtttttcttgtttggtTACGTTAGAGACTTAGAACTGTGGAAAGTATGGCTGAAGGAAAACTTTTCAGAAGTGTATCAAACTTGAATTATttgtcattaaaaaaaaaagaaattatttgaaataactaaaaatatcattttttttctttaaaaattttgtcaaatttaGTTTATCAACTTCATGTTGCTGTGTTTTTACATAAAGCTCTAATATAGAGTTTCAGCTTTTACTTCCTACATAACAACTTTGTTTTGTTCTTAACTTTAGCCTAAATACTTTCTAAGTAtgatagaaattaaaaattagtttttcaAAATCCTATTGAACTTGTTAAATTTCCACCATATATATCTACCCAAAAGAATGAATTAAATATAgcacaaaaaaatcatatatagaaattaagtaaataaatgCACAATCTGGTATGTTGGCCTGAtgcaaaaatttaaactttctAATTTAAGATGACAAAGGTTTTAATTTGTTGGCTCATGTACATAACTGGATCGGTGTTCATCGCAGGGAGACTAGGTCCCAACACAAGGCAAGCAGGAGATATTCTTATCAATGGACGTAAACAGGCCTTGGCTTATGGAACATCGGTATGAGGAAAACTATTCAAGATAATTATacagaaataaaaaatcatttaattttcaGTGTTATAAGTTGTAgctctataatatatttttcctttgatATATAGTTTGTATAATCTTCAAAAATTAAACACAATCGAATCTATGATTTTGGTTTCAAGCATTCCCTTTTCATGCAATACAATTACTACCATCACAGGCATATGTAACCCAAGACGATTCGTTGATTACTACGTTGACTGTAAGAGAAGCTGTCTATTACTCAGCTCAGCTCCAATTGCCAGACACAATATCCATGtcagagaagaaagagagagcaGAAATGACAATCACAGAAATGGGATTGAAAGACACTATGAATACTCGGATAGGTGGGTGGGGAGCTAAAGGACTGAGTGGTGGCCAAAAGAGGAGAGTTAGCATTTGCATTGAAATCCTGACGCGACCAAAACTTCTGTTCCTGGATGAGCCTACTAGTGGGCTTGACAGTGCAGCTTCATATTATGTGATGAGCAGAATTGCAAGCCTGAATCAGAAAGACGGAATCAGAAGAACAATAATTGCATCCATCCATCAGCCTAGCAGTGAAGTCTTTCAGCTATTCCACAATCTTTACCTTCTATCTGCAGGCAAAACAGTGTATTTTGGTCCTGTTTCAGCAGCAAATGAAGTATGGTTTgccttctcatttccctttcttcattactaaaaatttatatgtAGAAATGGCAAAAGAAACtaatctctcttcttttcaacataatgtagtttTTTGCTTTAACTGGATTCCCCTGCCCAAATCTCCAAAACCCATCCGATCACTTCCTCAAAACCATAAATAAGGATTTTGAAAAGGTATGACGTTCTCAAAACTACTTTACAAATATTCTCAGTGGTAAATTACATATCCTGCATGATGTATTGAAGATTATACTGACTTGCCTGTAAGTTAGTAAAGTCTACTCGTTGCTGATTAATACTAAACATTGCTTTGTTCTCTTTTCACCAGGATATCGAGCAAGGTTTTGCTAATGGAATTCCCGCAGAGGAAGTTATTAACATTCTTGTAAAGTCATATAAATCTTCTGATGTGTACCAGACAGTTCAGAGAGAAGTAGCTCAGATTTGTAAACAGGTTAGTTAGCAACAGTGCATTGTTCTCTGCACATCTAAAACACATTTTCAGAAAGGCATTAATGGCTGTGCTGTTGTGGGTTTCAGGATGCTAGAGCATTGGAGAAGAATGAAAGCCATGCTGGCTTCTTCACCCAGTGTCATGTCCTTACTAAAAGATCTTTTATTAACATGTATCGCGATTTAGGCTACTATTGGTTGCGTCTAGGTGTCTATATTGCATTGGCTGTAGTGCTTGCCACTGTGTTTAGCCACATTGGGATGAGCTATGGGTCGATTCAGGTCAGTGAAagaaacacacacacacacacacatatatatatatatatatacttaattcATATTTGACAAAAGTGGAGACCCATTTGACTTCAACATTGCAAATCAAAATGACATGTAAAGCTAAATAAGTTGTAacgattttgaatttttcagGCAAGAGATTCACTGATTATGTTTGTAGCTTCATTTCTAACTTTCATGGCTATTGGTGGATTCCCTTCTTTTGTCGAGGAAATGAAGGTTCGTATAAGTGTTGATCAACACTATAATTGATATAATCACGTTTTGATTGACTGAATTTTTTGACTGATTAATACGTATACGTCTGCCTTCATTCAGGTATTTGAACGAGAAAGACTAAATGGGCACTATGGTGTCACTGCCTTTGTCATTGGGAACACATTGTCTGCTCTGCCGTTCTTGGCTCTGGTTGCACTTATACCAGGCTCAATTACTTATTTTCTCCCTGGACTTCACAAAGGATATGAAAACTTCTTGTTCTTTGTACTCACATTATTTGCTTGCATGATGTTGGTTGAGAGCCTAATGATGATTGTTGCGAGTATGGTACCCAATTATCTGATGGGTATCATAGCGGGTGCTGGAATACAAGGCTTGATGATATTGGTTGGCGGATTCTTCCGTTTACCCGCTGATCTTCCCAAGCCAATTTTGAAGTATCCCCTGTACTACATTGCTTTCCACAAGTATGCTTACCAGGGATTGTTCAAGAATGAATTCGAAGGGTTGACATTTCCTATTTCTCAAGCTGGAGGGCCACCCAGCTTAACAGGGGAAGAAATTCTGAAGATGACATGGAATGTGGAAATGGCATACTCTAAGTGGGTTGATCTTGCTATTTTGTTAGCAATGGTTGTTCTCTATCGATTTTTGTTCCTGATCATCATCAAGGCAACAGAGAAGGTTAAACCAATGATTGCTAAATTGAAGTCAGCGGCTCTCAAGGAAAGAGAGCAAGTCATGGTAAATCCATCTGCGACACCTCTTTATGAGGAGAACATGCAGCCTGTAACTGTAAAGTCGTAGCTAGCTAGTTTCAATTGAAAATCTGTTATTATCATGAGTGTAAAAGAGAACTCCTTGTTTAAAGGGATTGGagtattttatatattagtACCTCCTCCTCCCATTATTGTAAATGGTTTATCTCGTGCAGGTAGCTTGAGATGTAAAATATTGGAGCtatcaagaataaaattatttatcataaAGCCAGAGCCAACCTTATGGCAAATGTTAATGACCATATCCTAACATATGCCTGGACTCTGGAGATAGTTTGTAGGCTGTAGCAGTAATAATCTTATTCCgacaattttcattttgagaaCTAAATAAAATCTGTCTAATTACGACATGGATTTGGCAACTGGACAAGTTCCATAGTCAAGTAATGATTATCCAACATAAGGCGTCAGAATCATAGAAAACCAGAAAAAGACAGAAAAGGAGAGATGGGGGCATTTGCAAGTTGCACCAAGGATGAATGTTGGGGGAAGGAAAATGCTGAAATGAGGAGCCAAGAATTTTGCAGAGAAATCCTCAAAAAGACCACAGCATTTGCCTTTTTGATGAATCAAAGACAAAAGATTTGGTTTGAGAGCTTATATCAATGAGCCTGTTGAAGGAGACATTCTTCTGAAAGGTTAAAAGAACGTCTCCTGGATACATGTAAAAAGGGCAACACAGCATATTTTTAGTGCTGCATTCCCAAACCTGGACCATTTCTGATGGCAATATATCTAATATTATATTGCAAACCAGGATTGCAACTACAAACAACTCCAACCAACTACAATGAATTCATAATCTAATTATTAAACACTTGAAATCTCTAATTGCAACTAACCTCTCCTTTATTCTTTATCAAGTAGAAATAACAAATacgggaaaaaaaaagatatattgGATACTAATTCCAATGAATATGAGTCCTAATTATCATCTCCTTCTTGTtagtatttaaaataaaaataaaataaagtatttATCACTGCCCTTTTTTTCTgtaaaaattctctctttcctaTTCCCTtaacctttttttattattaataaataggataattaaaaataaaatataattatctgACGTGGCAAGAATAAAGGTGAAATGTAAAAATCAGGAGGGAATGAAATGCAACCCCTAGTAACACcgtaaaagaagaaaagaaaaacattagAAGAAAGTACGTTAGCTACTACAGCCTGCTTTCTTTGGATCcgtaatttattttaattcttcaatcaattcaattgaaaaaaagagagaggatgGAAGGAGACGATGTAAACATGGCAGCTGCCGAATCCACTGAAACTGTAATTTtccagtttttttttttattttttttgttaaggCTTTTCCTATTTGATTTTCAGTAGGATCATGAAACCCTAATTTTGCAGGACCTGGATGACATGAAAAGAAGGTTAAAAGAGATGGAGGAAGAAGCCGCTGCTCTTCGTGAGATGCAAGCGAAGGTCGAGAAGGAGATGGGTTCCGTACAAGGTTTTttcggtttttttttttcgcaTTTTTCTTGGTCGAATGTTCTCATTGTTTTTCTCCTTGTTGTAtgattttagggtttttttttttgggttgttatttggttgaataaaatcatttgATTGATCGAAgcattttggtttttctcgCGGATTCTTGCTTTTGGGTTATAATGTGTGACATCTACCTAAATGATTGCAAAAACTATCAGACAATCCTTTCATTTGGTTTATTTCTGTTTTAGATACTGATAAAAATTTCGAATTCAAAGCAAATCCCTTTGCGGTTTTGAAAGTTCTcgtgctaaatttcaaaatggCATTGTTTTATCCAATGATTAGCTGGAATGTTGATTCCAGTGTGTATCTGTATCATGCAAGATGATTAcgttctattatcttctttggTTTTATTTGCAGTTGTatgctcttcttcttcttctttttttgttggaTATAATTGAAGACAAGAGTATTAAGAGTCATTATCAATGTTTGTTTCTATGCAATTAGATCCTGCTGCTGCAGCTACATCTCAGGCAAATCGAGAGGAAGTAGATTCCCGGTCAGTCTTTGTGGGCAATGTGAGGCCTCTTTCCCTTGCTATTGGTTGCCTTTCTATAtttctccaaaaaaaaaattgttaatattgtttgatttttttttttaattttcattttgggGAGTTGATAGGGCAAGTTTGACTGTAATGCTGCAATATGATCCATTTAACCATTCTTCATGGTGGCAAAGAGTTtctttgttgattttgttgctGTAGGTTGGTTGAAGAAATTAGCATGTCATTTAGCTCTCTGTGTAGCTTATGGCTACTTATTGATATATATTTCTCAGTGATGAAGGTGAATATATGCATTTGCATCATTAGAGGCGAGTTTCATGCGTATAGCTATATTAGCCTTGGAAGGGGGTTAAATAATTTGTCTTTGTAGTAGTAGGAAACTGATCAGGTTGAAACTTGTCATATGAGGTGCTCTAGGTATGAtcaaattttatgaataataaaattatttagatatctcttgCAAGTTTTTATTCGAATTAATTAAGCCAGGATAATAAACAGTGCTGGCATTCAAAACCAAATTTCACAGTTGAAATTAAAATCTAGTTCTAATTCAAACCAAGTCAACTAGTGATCCAGCTTCACCAGTACAACAGCTGGATACACTGGATTGAAGGCCACTCCCAGCAGCATCTTATTGGAAAATATTGGTGTCTCGATGAGTGATATTAGTACAGGACGCGCACCACATGCATGGAAGGCTGCATTTTCCTGACATGTTGGTTTGGAGtgggaaaaacaaaaaatatatattattttgaaagttACAACAAGTATTGAATGCGAGTTTGTTAGTTATTTAAAGTTCACTGTACCAGCAATCTTTCCATTATCAACTTTGCTTCTGTTTTCATAGTTGTTTTGACCACtttaaacattaaatatttgatgTTTCAGATAGGTTCTGGTACAAGATCTATTTTATGGAAGGAAAATGTGGATGTAGAAAAATTAAGACATTGAGGAAAATAAATGTTAAGATGTTATCTTTTCTATAAGATAACAGTTAAGTTGTCATGCAAAGTTTTCTTGTGAAATTGGTATTTGGACTCTACtcaatttcttctctttcttgtagaagaaattaattgattttttttctttaattgtgGTTTTCCAACTGGGTTTGCCCTAGCTTGATCACATATGGGTTGACCTACCCATAAGCATTGACCTTCGTTTGTGACTTAGTGGACTGGGATTTATTACTTTCACGTGCTGTCCTCCTTACATTTATCAAGTTAATCCACTTCTAGGTTTGGGTTTAGCAACTATTGTAGGAGTGAGTGTATTGAAATCTGAAATTCAAGGATTTAGTAAAATTCTGCTAACTAGGAGGGCCAGAATGTGGCAACCTGACTACATTCTATTCATGGCAATTTAACTCATGTTGGATAGATCAATAGATTTAATTTGATAGATGTGCATAAATGTTTTAGTTTAGCATaccttcttttctcttttcaccCCTCATATAGAAATTCTGCAACTTGCCATCTTGTTTCACTAAGTGAGCATTTCctgcattattttttaatgtaaagCTTGCGCATTTAGTATGTGGAGGATGTTTTCAGTTTAGAATCCTTTGTTGACGTTACTTTTTACTACAATCGCAGGTGAAGCTCATTCTTCAAGTTTTCTGATTTAATAGTTCATGGATTGGGTGAAAATAGCTTGACATAAATATTCTTGAgctgcatttcaaaaaaaaatatatattcttgAGCTAGAAAAACATACAGGCCATACCATATCAATTGGATTGGAGAGATAATAAAAATGTGAGtgttaaaatgttttagtcaaaattttcaaggaaataaaCCTTCGagtaaaaagggaaaaaaatctGAAGGGGgcaaacaagagaaaaaaattaaaaaagaaatgccAGTAAAAGCAATAATTTTGCAAAAAACTTCAAATTGGCATTACGTGAAATAGCAGGAAAGAACAACATTTAGGTATTACCTTTGTAAAAAAATGTTGTGTTGGTTTAACTTGATTACTTGGCCGGGATGGATGgagaaacaaattttgattCAAGATTCCTGAAAATCGCTCTCAAATCAGTTGAAAGAATGTGCTTTGAAGAGTAAAGACTAGCAGTGGGTATTTGCTGTTTTATTTGCAAATCAGAGTGCTGCTTTTGCTGGTGGTCAATGCTCGAGGAATTTCTAGGTGTCTTACTTCTTATGGTGAGGGGTCTTTGAtctctttttatttcataactttggaCAAATAGGGATCGCTGAATTTTTTCCAGTAATCATTACTTTGTTGTCTTAACATTACCCCCCCCCNNNNNNNNNNNNNNNNNNNNNNNNNNNNNNNNNNNNNNNNNNNNNNNNNNNNNNNNCCCCCCCCcccagaaaaaaaaaccagcaaaagaaaaagaaaagaaaagaaaatagagagtGAAGGTTTTGCTTTTCTGCCTTCTTCCAGTCCTTTACTGTTAAAAGCTAGCTTTCTAGAGCTGTCTCTGGCATCACATTAGTTTATTCTAGGATGCAATTATAATTACTATAATCTACCTATATTTACTCAGGTTATTGTAATTAGACCATTAATCAATGTCTTGGCTGTGTCTGtcaataatttcttttctctgtGACCTGTTACTTGAAATGATTCTTATTTAAGGAGCCTTACTTATTATAAGCACTGTTAATCTGCTGAGCTTCTGATTGGTTTATCACAGTTGTATATATAATGCGTCATTTATCGTGAGACCCTATTAGTCTTTTATGCGTCTTTCATTTCTGTTGTTTGgccatatttacatatgtagaATTGAGAGTTATGAAGTGGCCAAAGCGTGTGGTTTGCACGTTTCATTGTGGGCCAAAAGAAGTATCACTGGATTCTCCAAATTTGAAGTAGATCAAGGACATAAATGCTAATTGCTGGAGAAGATTTTAACCTTTTGCTTCTTTAGTTTGGCTCTTTAATTAGAACCATGTGAGCGTACTGGCCATTTGAACTAAGACCTGGTCTTCATTCAGGCTGGTCTCACCTTTCTTAACAAGGTGATTAGTAAGTAGATGGGCTCTGCACAAATGACCTTGTTTGCTGTTTGTCTCTGTTTTGTTATAACAATGACTGCCActtgtttctgtttttttctctaaatccTGTTGTGCATTATTTAGTATTTATTAAACATTCTGAGACTGCAGGTGGATTATTCATGTACACCTGAAGAAGTTCAACAGCATTTCCAGTCTTGTGGGACTGTAAATAGGGTTACTATTCGTACTGACAAGTATGGCCAGCCAAAGGGTTATGCTTATGTGGAGTTCCTTGAAGCTGAGGCTGTTCAAGAGGCTCTTGTTCTGAATGAATCCGAACTACATGGCAGGCAATTGAAGGTAAAAGGAAATgcaattccttttctttttcctctttttcttttaggaGAAGAAAACATTGTGGCAGCTTTTCattcaccatgaaaaataGCAAATAGACTTGGGTTTTCTATTTTGAAACTTCCATTTCTTAAACTATATAAATGCGATGTGCTCTCTTGGTATCTATGTAGGTTACTGCTAAGCGGACCAATATACCTGGGATGAAACAATATCGTCCACGTCGGTCCAACCCTTTTATGCGACCTAGGGGTCCATTTATGGCTCCATATTTCTTTGCTCCTTATGGATATGGGTATGTCTTGCTGCTGCGGTTTTCTCATGTTGACTTGGGATTACCTTGTCAtatctcaataaattattttattcctgtTTTCAGTTTTTGCAACCTCAACAAAGGATGTAAAGCTTGATTGTGTGTATTGCAGGAAGGTTCCAAGGTTGAGAATGGCAACACGTTACAGCCCCTACTTTTAAATGCATGGACCATACTAGTAGTTCCAAATACCTTTTGTATCTGCTTCGCTGGAGTTATATTTTTGGAAGGATTATGAGgggtttgtttctttttccattaatTTGGTTGATGTGCCAAAACTATGCAAGAATTGTGGTCTAGCTTTCTTGGTGAACTATGCAACTCTGTTCCTTGGACTGCCATGTTGCTTCACCtaaattaatgtttttcaATTATGCTGAGCTGCTCTTTCTGccatgtgattttttttttcttaataatttttttattggtaCTTGGTTTCTTAAGAATTTAATTATCAGCAGTCTATTGGGCGTTAAAAACCAgaagtaaatttaaaaatttggatAAATATGTGCATCTGCAACACCTTGAGAGGAGTCAGATGTTAACACATCAACACCGGGAGTAGGCATTGCCGGCTGCTATGCTTCGAGTCTGGTTGTTTGATTCAAGGACCGTCTTTTGCTTTGCCATTTATGCATGTTGGGCTTGAAGAACTAAATTATTAGGGTAAAAAAATTCACCATTctaagttttaataaaaaatataattaggtttattagtttttgaaataaatattttattttaaaaaaatatgttcaGTTGAACATATAAGTTTAATCGTTAATcaattattgatatttttattagtttgATCACGTGATAATattgaaatgataattttattattattaattttaaaaattattattttatatttttattaattttttattattattatatttttttgaaaaaagaaaagagcacCGATGCTCCCAtagcttttttttatattttttaaaaaatataataataattttttaatttaataaaaaagatattttagttcttttataatttttgttaatattatttaCGATTTTGAGGTGGAATAtctatttgaaaaattaataaatccgtttaaaattttaattaaaatttaagaatataaaagtattttacctaaattattaagaccattaaaaacaattgatttttttattttccatttaGTACTTTGTTaggtttattttcttatcattattattatgaattGGGTCAACTACATTGTTGGCCTGTCAATCCCCCCAAATTCTATATCTTGCTCTGCATAGGAATTCCCTTATCAAGCTAAAACTTACCTAAAACGTTAATTGAAAATGGCTCATTTATCCAATTTTCTTccttaataataaaaaaacatattttaacGTTACAAGCATCAAATTGAGAGGAGATAATGGTTGTAACTCAGGAATGAACCGAACGAAACCAATGATATCCAGTGGACAGGCAGACACGGTTCTAAGTTGTAACTCATTCCAGGGGAAATCAGGTTGTCCGAGGTCAGTTACAGAAAATCGTTTTTGGGCAGTAAAATCCTAGCAAGCAAAGGAAAAGTATCATTCATTGTATCAGGCGCTCACTGTCTTCTCTTTAttcttaatataatatatatctCTATATATATCGCCGTCTTCTCGTTCTGTATCTCTATTCTCTCCCTCTTTTGACTCTCTGGAAAAACGTGAGACCTAAGACATGGCTCTGACATCCCCATCTCTGCTCTCCTCCAAATCTCCTCTTCTCCCCCGCCACCATTATTATTGCCACTCTCTCCTCCCCGCCAAACTCAAACCCATCACAGCCATCCATTCCGCCGACCCAGCCAAGTCAACCATATCAACGGCGGCCTCGACCACCTCCCCATCAATCCCCATTAAATGGAGCCTTGACAGCTGGAAGTCCAAGAAGGCTCTCCAGCTTCCTGAATACCCGGATCAAAACGACCTCGTCTCTGTCCTCCAGACGCTGTCTTCGTTCCCTCCAATCGTGTTTGCTGGGGAGGCAAGGAGCCTTGAAGAGAAGCTTGGACAGGCTGCTTTTGGCAATGCTTTCCTGCTACAAGGTGGTGACTGTGCGGAGAGCTTCAAGGAGTTCAATGCTAATAACATTCGTGACACTTTCAGGGTCCTTCTCCAGATGGGTGTCGTCCTCATGTTTGGTGGCCAAATGCCTGTTATCAAGGTCCctgctttttctttgtttctcttAGTTGGCTGTTTGgtgttttactttttattttattttattttatgttagaATTGAGGTTGTGTTGGAAATCCTATCCTTTCATCAAGGATTTGTTATTGATTTGTATTGGTAGTTTGAATTTTATAGGTTGTCCTGTTTGTGTTGAGGTTTTTCATGATTTGACGAAGAATTGAAGTTGTGGGGGAGATTGTTTTGGTGGGTAAATGGCTGCTCTAATCAAGATATTTCTGATACTCTTGTTGATGGTTACGAGTAAGGTACTTGGTGACAAAGAGAGATTTTGTGGGTGGCGGAATTAGAATTATGGTAATCATCGGAAGCGGGGAGAAGACAGGGATGTTGTTGTGGACTCCTCCAAAATATTACTGGAACCTTTTATTATGCAGTTGAATAGATTTCTCAATTAGTTGATATTTGAGTTCTTTAAAGATGATATGCCTTGCTATTTGCCAATGCAAATTATTATTTACAATGGCAGTGAGATAATCTATCTAAGTTTGTGGTTATGATTGTTTAGGTGGGAAGAATGGCAGGTCAGTTTGCAAAGCCAAGATCAGATCCCTTCGAGGAGAAGAATGGGGTGAAGCTCCCAAGCTATAGAGGTGACAATATAAATGGTGATTCTTTTGATGAGAAAGCGAGGGTTCCAGATCCCCATAGGATGATCAGGGCCTATTGCCAATCCGTGGCAACTTTGAACCTTTTGCGGGCATTTGCTACTGGAGGGTATGCAGCCATGCAGAGAGTCTCACAATGGAATCTAGACTTTACAGAGAACAGTGAGCAGGGGGACAGGTGTTTTTATTTGCCTGAACTAAACCTTTTGTTTTATGCATCAAGAAGTTGGTCTATATGATGAATTGTTTGGCTTTTCCCCCTCTATCTATTTTGATTGTTATGAGTTTTTAACTAAAATGATGTGGTGTTTATTGAATCAGTTTTTGCAGTTTTATTGCACATCTAGGACACTTAAACTAATATTTGCCATAACTCATAACTACTCTTCCATCAACCCATTTCATCATTCCTAGAGGTGTGGCATCAGATACTGAAAGATTCCTCATTGTCTGTGATAGTGGTTCTTTTCATACTCAAGGAGAAGATCCATGGTCTTGAAGTTACTATTACAAGCTCACAAGTTGTGTTAGTATGATTCAGCAATTACATTACACAATTTTATGTAAACAACATTGCTGGGTGAATTACTCTATTGCCTTCTATTTCAAACATATACCTGGATGGTGAAAATATATTGATGTCATTACCGATTAATATCCATTGTTCAAGGTACATTTGATAGATGAAACCAACATTTGAGCAGGGTAA containing:
- the LOC18608258 gene encoding ABC transporter G family member 11, translating into MASCHHSESPQGRPEIQAAFGVETINPMPGTNTGVTNRFSEDGVSLTWEDLWVTVPGGKNGSRSILQGLTGYARPGELLAIMGPSGCGKSSLLDTLAGRLGPNTRQAGDILINGRKQALAYGTSAYVTQDDSLITTLTVREAVYYSAQLQLPDTISMSEKKERAEMTITEMGLKDTMNTRIGGWGAKGLSGGQKRRVSICIEILTRPKLLFLDEPTSGLDSAASYYVMSRIASLNQKDGIRRTIIASIHQPSSEVFQLFHNLYLLSAGKTVYFGPVSAANEFFALTGFPCPNLQNPSDHFLKTINKDFEKDIEQGFANGIPAEEVINILVKSYKSSDVYQTVQREVAQICKQDARALEKNESHAGFFTQCHVLTKRSFINMYRDLGYYWLRLGVYIALAVVLATVFSHIGMSYGSIQARDSLIMFVASFLTFMAIGGFPSFVEEMKVFERERLNGHYGVTAFVIGNTLSALPFLALVALIPGSITYFLPGLHKGYENFLFFVLTLFACMMLVESLMMIVASMVPNYLMGIIAGAGIQGLMILVGGFFRLPADLPKPILKYPLYYIAFHKYAYQGLFKNEFEGLTFPISQAGGPPSLTGEEILKMTWNVEMAYSKWVDLAILLAMVVLYRFLFLIIIKATEKVKPMIAKLKSAALKEREQVMVNPSATPLYEENMQPVTVKS
- the LOC18608259 gene encoding polyadenylate-binding protein 3; protein product: MEGDDVNMAAAESTETDLDDMKRRLKEMEEEAAALREMQAKVEKEMGSVQDPAAAATSQANREEVDSRSVFVGNVDYSCTPEEVQQHFQSCGTVNRVTIRTDKYGQPKGYAYVEFLEAEAVQEALVLNESELHGRQLKVTAKRTNIPGMKQYRPRRSNPFMRPRGPFMAPYFFAPYGYGKVPRLRMATRYSPYF